The genomic window ATTTCCAAAAATTTCTTCCATATAATTAGCTAAACTTTTAGCCCCTTGCTTCGTTCTAATAACAAGCCAAATTTCCCCACCATCTTTTAAATAATCTTTCCCCTCCCCAATTATCCTATTTAGCACTTCTTTCCCCGCCCTTATTGGAGGATTTGTAATAATTTTATCAAATCTCTTATTTATATTGTTAAATAAATCACTATAAACCACATCAATATATTTATCAGAAAGGTTATTTAATTTTATATTTTCTTTGGCCAATTTTAAAGCCCTTCTATTGATATCACTCATCAAAACTGACTTAACTTCATCAGCTAAAGCTATCCCTATAACACCATAACCACATCCTAAATCAAGAATTTCATCATTCTTATTAACTTCAACACTTTCAACCAATATTTTTGTTCCTTTATCAATTTTATCACTAGAAAATACACCACTATCAGTTTTAAATTTTAATAACTTTCCTCTTAAGATATCTTCAATAATTTTTATATTTGATTTTGTTGTTGGTTTTTCTGAAAAATAGTGCATACTCTCACCATAATTTTTAATACTAAGAA from Methanocaldococcus villosus KIN24-T80 includes these protein-coding regions:
- a CDS encoding class I SAM-dependent methyltransferase; translated protein: MHYFSEKPTTKSNIKIIEDILRGKLLKFKTDSGVFSSDKIDKGTKILVESVEVNKNDEILDLGCGYGVIGIALADEVKSVLMSDINRRALKLAKENIKLNNLSDKYIDVVYSDLFNNINKRFDKIITNPPIRAGKEVLNRIIGEGKDYLKDGGEIWLVIRTKQGAKSLANYMEEIFGNVETVEIKGGYRVLKSKKQW